A genomic window from Fibrobacter sp. UWEL includes:
- a CDS encoding DUF4194 domain-containing protein has translation MSTINEMWDDLTASEKLVFKKCCRRLLKETFIVRDMDDDNRKMFFFVKSNEGLFSDYLDLMGFDIVVKDNGVVMLQNNSTDVVVSKQKFNKFQSIILCCLWTLYMDKVQSGSLSKQITTSFPELNAELEKFEFKGAFDIKSNLKTALQLFARYNLIFVNWNAPDNERVIVLYPSIQFALDESEFATFVAGVREKMLNAGPQNEDIVDDSFDAEGEEE, from the coding sequence ATGTCAACAATTAATGAAATGTGGGATGATCTTACAGCTTCCGAAAAGTTGGTATTCAAGAAATGTTGCCGCCGTCTTTTGAAAGAAACCTTCATTGTTCGCGATATGGATGATGATAATCGCAAGATGTTTTTCTTTGTTAAATCCAACGAAGGTTTGTTCTCGGATTATTTGGATTTGATGGGCTTTGATATTGTGGTGAAGGATAATGGGGTGGTGATGCTCCAGAATAACAGCACCGATGTCGTTGTTTCAAAGCAGAAATTCAACAAGTTCCAGAGTATCATTCTTTGCTGTTTGTGGACGTTGTATATGGATAAGGTTCAATCGGGTTCTTTATCCAAACAAATCACAACCTCGTTCCCGGAATTGAATGCGGAACTTGAAAAGTTTGAATTCAAGGGCGCTTTTGATATCAAGAGTAATTTGAAAACTGCGCTTCAACTTTTCGCTAGGTACAATTTGATTTTTGTCAATTGGAATGCTCCTGATAACGAACGCGTGATTGTTCTTTACCCGTCTATTCAATTCGCATTGGATGAATCTGAATTTGCCACATTTGTAGCAGGTGTCCGAGAAAAAATGCTAAATGCAGGTCCTCAAAACGAAGATATTGTGGATGATAGCTTTGATGCAGAAGGGGAGGAAGAATAA
- a CDS encoding Wadjet anti-phage system protein JetA family protein, with the protein MLKIYGLYEDEISYRIARDVVRDSIAAFLLENHIDIQENNSAVSAGESEWNVKANFIIRRFVDAGWLEEETDDSTLEKTIVMTDNGLALSQFIEGLKNPKRSEFSVSIYTIYNTLEHWSQGEQNPYKLILTPVYDEARKLSSALKKLATSIKKIIEGMLREGSLVSLTENIIKYCDGDFIKEYSRLVQQQNIHLYREKISRRLEEFKGIGYFGSLTQSVMDEEGCSRTIAEDKVVRMLDSTRRFLHDDYNKIMKRIKDQINAYIKIAVARERILRNKGRDNRGNVEETVRYLVQNLDDDKLNKIDEEIQYLFHIHDYEFVDRTSIHYPHKNQSIQTNIEADVVEMSAEERERQKLQLQNESYNPYSKELMKQFLDSQSANGKVDSSDLSLNDKKDVLASMAAVTYARDNGYLVEIDDDFVESDEFKIRHWRAKKDVNN; encoded by the coding sequence TTGTTGAAGATTTATGGCCTGTACGAAGATGAAATTTCGTATAGGATCGCTCGTGATGTTGTCCGTGACTCGATCGCAGCATTCCTATTAGAAAATCACATTGATATCCAAGAAAATAATTCAGCAGTATCTGCTGGAGAATCAGAATGGAATGTCAAGGCGAATTTTATCATTCGTCGTTTTGTTGATGCCGGCTGGCTAGAAGAAGAAACCGATGATTCCACATTGGAAAAGACCATCGTAATGACGGATAACGGTCTTGCTTTGTCCCAGTTTATTGAGGGACTAAAGAATCCGAAACGGTCGGAATTCTCCGTTTCTATCTATACGATTTATAACACCTTGGAGCATTGGTCCCAGGGTGAACAGAACCCGTACAAGTTGATTTTGACGCCTGTGTACGATGAGGCTCGTAAACTTTCATCGGCGTTAAAGAAACTGGCCACGTCCATCAAAAAGATCATTGAGGGCATGCTCAGGGAAGGTTCCTTGGTTAGCTTGACAGAGAATATCATCAAGTATTGCGATGGGGACTTTATTAAGGAATATTCGCGCCTTGTCCAGCAACAAAATATCCATCTGTATCGCGAAAAGATTTCTAGACGATTAGAGGAATTCAAGGGAATCGGATATTTTGGATCCCTTACGCAAAGTGTTATGGACGAAGAAGGCTGCTCCAGGACAATTGCAGAAGATAAGGTCGTCAGGATGCTGGATAGTACTAGACGCTTTCTCCATGATGACTACAACAAAATTATGAAGCGCATTAAGGATCAGATTAATGCGTATATCAAGATTGCGGTAGCCCGTGAGCGTATTCTCCGAAATAAGGGCCGGGATAATCGCGGCAATGTGGAAGAAACGGTTCGCTATCTGGTGCAGAATCTTGATGATGACAAACTGAATAAGATTGACGAAGAAATCCAGTACCTTTTCCATATCCATGATTACGAATTTGTGGATAGAACATCGATCCATTATCCTCATAAAAACCAGAGTATTCAAACGAATATCGAGGCCGACGTGGTGGAGATGAGTGCCGAAGAACGGGAACGTCAAAAGCTTCAGTTGCAGAATGAATCTTATAATCCGTATTCCAAGGAGCTGATGAAGCAATTCCTGGATAGTCAATCGGCCAATGGTAAGGTCGATAGCTCTGATTTAAGCTTGAACGACAAAAAGGATGTTCTTGCATCTATGGCTGCCGTGACATACGCTCGCGATAACGGCTACTTGGTAGAAATTGATGACGATTTTGTTGAATCGGATGAATTCAAGATTCGACATTGGAGGGCAAAGAAAGATGTCAACAATTAA
- a CDS encoding virulence RhuM family protein, which yields MTKKNEKGNAVENAERSIIIYNTLDGKAKVALMAKDGNVWMNQKQMAELFATSVPNINIHIANVLQDKELDENSVIKDYLITADDGKNYNVRFYSLDMILAIGFRVRSKRGVQFRIWANQHLKQFMIKGFDIDDDRLKNPDGRPDYFDELLERIRDIRASEKRFYQKVRDLLALSSDYDASDKATQMFFAETQNKLLFAVANRTAAEIIYDRAAAEKPNMGLTSWQGNVVRKQDIFIAKNYLSSDEIDSLNRLTVLFLDSAELRVKERKDLTLDFWRDNVDALLNFQNKSVLRDKGHISNKQMEDHVSEIYDAFAERRRTQEAVEADDADMAELREIESKAKHLEK from the coding sequence ATGACGAAAAAAAACGAAAAAGGCAATGCCGTGGAGAATGCGGAACGGAGTATCATCATCTACAATACCCTTGATGGCAAGGCAAAAGTCGCCTTAATGGCCAAGGATGGTAATGTATGGATGAACCAAAAACAGATGGCCGAACTTTTTGCCACCTCTGTGCCGAATATCAACATACACATCGCCAATGTCTTGCAGGATAAAGAGTTAGACGAAAATTCAGTTATTAAGGATTATTTAATAACTGCCGATGATGGTAAGAATTACAACGTACGGTTTTACTCTTTGGATATGATTCTGGCTATCGGTTTTAGGGTCCGAAGCAAAAGAGGAGTTCAGTTCCGTATTTGGGCGAATCAGCACCTTAAACAGTTCATGATTAAGGGTTTTGATATTGATGACGATCGACTCAAGAATCCTGATGGCCGTCCTGACTACTTTGATGAACTTCTTGAGCGCATTCGTGATATCAGAGCCTCCGAAAAACGTTTTTATCAGAAGGTACGAGATTTACTTGCTTTAAGCAGTGATTACGATGCATCCGATAAGGCTACGCAGATGTTCTTTGCCGAAACCCAGAACAAGCTGCTTTTCGCGGTTGCCAATAGAACTGCTGCAGAGATTATATACGATCGAGCCGCTGCTGAAAAACCGAATATGGGGTTGACGTCATGGCAAGGAAACGTGGTGCGCAAACAGGATATTTTTATTGCAAAAAATTATTTGTCCAGTGATGAAATTGATTCGTTGAATCGGTTGACAGTCCTGTTTTTGGATTCTGCTGAATTGCGGGTGAAGGAGCGTAAGGACCTGACTCTTGATTTTTGGCGTGATAACGTTGATGCCTTGCTGAACTTCCAGAATAAGAGTGTTTTGCGGGATAAGGGGCATATTTCCAATAAACAGATGGAAGATCATGTGTCCGAAATATATGATGCCTTTGCCGAACGTCGTAGAACTCAGGAGGCTGTTGAGGCCGATGATGCTGATATGGCTGAATTGCGAGAAATCGAAAGCAAGGCGAAACATTTGGAAAAATGA
- a CDS encoding McrB family protein, with product MNIFFGKIKKERKDQVAKLIYESDEGWDGFGGLNEGDYVFLLCDGKVHLWKAMNYDSALKARTFECVLESIGKQSFFFSHIKYFKLTMDLVVKSHRQTHQAFFKIDYEPEFTEEMLCNRDTYKADSGLFRRVFIRNSKATVEQNSYDVQLFFDEGNLKLAELKNSDGSFTDGFKDNLSYAGKGREKKDQTIAFVLDKTNQEKPFAYNSKLNASKIYDAFMVDYNAKEEAPVEDDELDFDELIVDNEAFDSQVNLLKYKQNVVLQGAPGTGKTYATAALALSIVSPTFKNFDNHQKVMAEYEKCLMKIDEDGYVSNDGQIAFVTFHQSMDYEDFVEGIKPICDEESDGETKISYQIQSGIFKAICHKAKTQESSNFESAYAELVKKLQEDGYVGYEKYLILDSGNEKSKSKFGISLNKKGNLTLWTGTKEDDLHHQGTLTRENMVRELSGETVFQSWKGYFQGVVKYLKKEYKLSSSKKTENKNYVLIIDEINRGNVSKIFGELISLLEADKRDGAEHPLKVTLPYSKEQFSVPSNLYIIGTMNTTDRSVGSIDYAVRRRFAFVTLKANEDAVDSYYNGNKNLGEIAKAKFNDVKNFLESPDVVAPDVDFDDLMVGHSYFMAKTEDELKMKWEYEVLPLLREYKKDGLLRRSASLKEFDDFNYHFQKKVVGKTPAEESR from the coding sequence ATGAATATTTTCTTTGGAAAAATAAAAAAAGAAAGAAAAGATCAGGTAGCAAAGTTAATCTATGAATCTGATGAAGGATGGGATGGCTTTGGTGGTTTGAATGAAGGTGACTATGTATTCCTTCTATGTGATGGAAAAGTGCATCTTTGGAAGGCAATGAATTATGATTCTGCTTTGAAGGCACGAACATTTGAATGTGTTTTGGAAAGTATAGGAAAACAGTCTTTTTTCTTTTCTCATATAAAGTACTTTAAGTTGACGATGGATTTGGTTGTAAAAAGTCATCGCCAGACTCATCAGGCTTTCTTTAAGATTGATTATGAACCTGAATTTACTGAAGAGATGCTTTGTAATCGTGATACATACAAGGCTGATTCTGGATTGTTTAGGCGGGTTTTTATTAGAAATAGTAAAGCAACTGTAGAACAAAATTCTTATGATGTTCAGTTGTTTTTTGATGAAGGAAATCTCAAACTTGCAGAATTGAAAAATTCTGATGGCAGCTTCACTGATGGTTTCAAAGATAATCTTTCTTATGCTGGTAAAGGCCGAGAAAAGAAAGATCAAACAATAGCCTTTGTTCTTGATAAGACTAATCAGGAAAAGCCTTTTGCCTATAACAGCAAGTTGAATGCGTCAAAAATATACGATGCATTTATGGTTGACTATAATGCGAAAGAAGAAGCTCCTGTTGAAGATGACGAATTGGATTTTGATGAATTGATTGTTGATAATGAAGCTTTTGATAGTCAAGTTAATTTGTTGAAATATAAGCAGAATGTTGTTCTTCAGGGCGCTCCCGGAACTGGAAAGACTTATGCAACTGCAGCTTTGGCTTTGTCTATTGTAAGTCCGACTTTTAAAAATTTTGACAATCATCAAAAAGTTATGGCTGAGTATGAAAAATGCTTGATGAAAATAGACGAAGATGGCTATGTAAGCAATGATGGACAAATAGCTTTTGTAACGTTCCATCAGTCGATGGACTATGAAGATTTTGTTGAAGGTATTAAACCGATCTGTGATGAAGAATCTGACGGAGAAACGAAGATTTCTTATCAAATTCAATCGGGTATTTTTAAGGCTATCTGCCATAAAGCAAAAACACAAGAATCATCAAATTTTGAATCTGCATACGCAGAACTTGTAAAGAAATTGCAAGAGGACGGTTATGTAGGTTATGAGAAGTATTTGATCCTTGATTCTGGCAATGAGAAGAGTAAAAGTAAATTTGGTATTTCTTTGAATAAAAAAGGAAATTTGACTCTTTGGACCGGAACGAAAGAGGATGATTTGCATCATCAAGGAACTCTTACCCGTGAGAATATGGTGCGAGAGTTGTCTGGTGAAACTGTTTTTCAAAGTTGGAAAGGCTATTTCCAAGGTGTAGTTAAGTATCTTAAAAAAGAATACAAGCTTAGTTCCTCCAAAAAAACTGAAAATAAGAATTACGTTCTTATTATCGATGAAATCAATCGAGGAAACGTTTCCAAAATCTTTGGTGAATTGATTTCCTTGCTTGAAGCCGATAAGCGAGATGGTGCAGAGCATCCGTTGAAAGTGACATTGCCTTATTCAAAGGAACAATTCTCTGTCCCTTCCAATCTCTATATCATCGGTACAATGAATACAACTGACCGTAGCGTAGGCTCTATTGACTATGCTGTACGCCGCAGATTTGCCTTTGTAACGTTGAAGGCGAATGAAGATGCTGTTGATTCATATTACAATGGCAATAAGAATCTCGGTGAAATTGCAAAAGCAAAATTTAATGATGTGAAAAATTTCTTGGAAAGCCCTGATGTTGTCGCCCCGGATGTTGACTTTGACGACTTGATGGTCGGTCATAGCTACTTTATGGCGAAAACAGAAGATGAACTCAAGATGAAATGGGAATATGAGGTTCTTCCTCTTTTAAGGGAATACAAGAAAGATGGTCTTTTGAGACGTTCCGCCTCGCTGAAGGAATTTGATGATTTCAATTATCATTTTCAAAAGAAAGTAGTCGGTAAAACACCTGCAGAAGAATCCAGGTGA
- a CDS encoding FRG domain-containing protein: MEKITSLTDFIERNKELTKGCTLYGEMIDSFLQTNSQIKQNDLYSKTFILRELERILDWEENRGYVSIFGFYEKLDQMKRCFQEIISNKNVFDEKDENVSRLVLTRTVDLGKRLELAIRINEFIQERGSNKSFITSLDSEKKLKLRDTLLSMFDDSRYDERAKNIFRIILNRLELNDGCLKYEQLNSHLDLEYDCCSLCLNIWGFGKEYELLKKAVIEIYLDCRSPINPFQFYYRGESSLNWRLLPNVLRHETSWSKESFYYHEMLVRCSNEFKNSTFLNNLVTMQHFGCPTRLLDVSMNSLVALYFACENSSQEDGRVYIFPTIRGSMSYADSEKALYLSCLPHLSINEQKNLRQELRSYASYNACLCNPLWTLDKLMSEVKLEKPSLQRISNVGDLMNPLFVQPDYSNDRIRNQQGAFIISGVFKSLDEAESRLKARTAKTCFIIEAESKKKILDELDSVGINKATVYPNIEKIAEYVKGL, encoded by the coding sequence ATGGAGAAGATTACTTCTTTAACTGATTTTATTGAACGAAATAAAGAACTGACGAAAGGTTGTACCCTGTATGGGGAAATGATAGATTCATTCCTTCAAACTAATTCGCAGATTAAGCAGAATGATTTGTATTCAAAAACGTTTATTTTGCGTGAATTGGAAAGAATTCTTGATTGGGAAGAAAATCGAGGTTATGTTAGTATTTTTGGTTTTTATGAAAAACTTGATCAAATGAAAAGATGCTTTCAGGAGATTATTAGTAATAAAAACGTGTTTGATGAAAAAGATGAGAATGTTTCTCGTCTAGTGTTGACTCGAACAGTTGACTTAGGCAAAAGACTTGAACTAGCTATTCGAATTAATGAGTTTATTCAGGAAAGAGGATCGAACAAATCTTTTATAACTTCTCTTGATTCTGAAAAGAAACTTAAGTTGAGAGATACTTTGCTTTCTATGTTTGATGATTCTAGATATGATGAACGTGCTAAAAATATTTTCAGAATCATTTTAAACAGATTAGAACTGAATGATGGGTGCTTAAAATATGAACAATTGAATAGTCATTTGGACCTTGAGTATGATTGCTGTTCTTTGTGCTTGAATATTTGGGGATTTGGTAAGGAGTATGAACTCCTTAAGAAGGCCGTGATTGAAATTTATTTAGATTGTCGTTCCCCAATAAACCCATTTCAATTTTATTATCGTGGTGAGTCCTCTTTAAATTGGAGGCTGCTACCTAATGTTTTAAGGCATGAAACGTCTTGGAGTAAAGAGTCATTCTATTATCATGAAATGCTGGTTCGCTGCTCAAACGAATTCAAGAATTCAACTTTTTTGAATAATTTGGTTACAATGCAACATTTTGGCTGCCCAACAAGATTGTTGGATGTTTCTATGAATTCTTTAGTTGCTTTATATTTTGCCTGCGAAAATAGTTCTCAAGAAGATGGCCGTGTGTATATATTTCCGACAATTAGGGGATCAATGTCTTATGCTGATTCGGAAAAAGCCTTGTATTTATCTTGCTTGCCCCATCTTTCAATAAATGAACAAAAGAATCTTCGGCAGGAACTTCGTTCCTATGCTAGTTATAACGCATGTTTGTGTAATCCGTTATGGACTTTGGATAAGTTGATGTCGGAAGTTAAACTTGAAAAACCTTCGTTGCAAAGAATATCAAATGTTGGTGACTTGATGAATCCCTTATTTGTCCAGCCGGATTATTCTAATGATAGAATAAGAAATCAGCAGGGGGCGTTTATCATAAGTGGAGTTTTCAAATCCTTGGATGAAGCTGAATCTCGGCTAAAAGCTAGAACTGCTAAAACATGCTTTATTATTGAAGCTGAATCAAAAAAGAAAATTTTGGATGAGTTAGATTCTGTTGGAATCAATAAAGCAACTGTTTATCCCAATATTGAAAAAATTGCTGAGTATGTTAAAGGCCTTTAA
- a CDS encoding helicase-related protein: MSQFLLTTQKVAEGTISFKERLQSLISKSKELRTLVGFFYFSGVTTLYDAIKANLDLKIKVLVGMNAEDHMGRVIEMATAENGLVTAERQEAYLNSLRNVFKSRDVDDVSFFERNKLFIELIREGRLEIRKTLEPNHAKMYLFTLKNDEVDWLTGSSNLTWSALDGQNEVNVDLTGFDYDKASALFEMWWNSAVPLTDDEEVKEKIIKIIENESVISSVTPFEAYAKVLKTIAEKEEIQEKTLDSRIAKVLDKAGYNNFKYQTDAVLSALNIVEKYNGVIIADVVGLGKSIIASLLGNLLTGSGLVLCPPSLVGDDNGKSGWNMYLNGFGLADRGWVARSAGILESDKFDEFMEFVDERNFDTIIVDEAHRFRNQDTDSYSKLWRICNGRKVILLTATPFNNSPADFGSLLQLFMDMGTANLCAGGDLQEKFQNLTIDFDAANYLLAHLPLTDKTQANECKKRWKSLFGEDYENVDDFSDQSKCFRLRRKIVAEMKLISKEVREIIAPVTIRRNRIDIKNDPEYAKDVKEMSKVVPPKEQFYELSVEQNEFYDRVVNEYLSDENFTGAAYRPYAYTHLGSSDDDFSDNVQQEGMYKFMRRLLVRRFESSFGAFEKTVQNAIGYYRLVKRIAVAKGVVFQSRKYLEKFSDLCESDASNAEFEEFFQWMNSIEAAKTIRDKDEYYDINNKNFDKTKFLADLDKDIGTFDCILKEIDYLNLLKNDPKALQLVDIIEKVLDCSHEDLDSAPNRKVIVFTEYQDTISHLKKYFESSSLKKVVLIPDSIGDAVLHNFDASSKKQEDKYKVLVVSDRFSEGLNLSRAGLVINYDIPWNPTRVIQRIGRINRIGSKVFDRLYIFNYFPTEQGCDIIHSKEIAANKMSMIYKILGEDAQVLTEDDDNPQPSQLFEKVNADPDEFEEMSPLTEIRMEWKKIQKKYPEVAEKVNNLPDRIKSASVAKEDEDVGYYVLRKKGALLWCVFQNDNGERKLIHAVDFALRLKCKIDTAGLPIDADFWKVYKEISELDPKSIERDSSHGMPKNDVYTKANKVVTEALNIAIPGSDIYDILRFIQDDLQNWRTIPKYDLKILAKIPGNDLDAIYNKMRYLKEYLRSTGEKRKDQRKASKQDDEVVIGVEKK, translated from the coding sequence ATGTCTCAATTCTTGCTTACCACACAAAAAGTTGCCGAAGGAACCATCTCCTTTAAGGAACGCCTTCAGTCCCTGATTTCAAAGTCCAAGGAATTGCGAACCCTTGTGGGCTTCTTCTATTTCTCTGGTGTCACCACCCTTTATGACGCCATCAAGGCCAATCTGGATTTGAAAATCAAGGTTCTGGTGGGCATGAATGCCGAAGACCACATGGGCCGAGTCATCGAAATGGCTACTGCCGAAAACGGCTTGGTAACTGCAGAACGTCAGGAAGCCTATTTGAACTCCTTGCGTAACGTGTTCAAGAGCAGAGATGTTGATGATGTTTCCTTCTTTGAACGTAATAAGCTGTTCATCGAATTGATTCGTGAAGGTCGCCTTGAAATTCGCAAGACTCTAGAACCCAACCACGCCAAGATGTACCTGTTCACCCTCAAGAATGACGAGGTGGATTGGCTTACGGGTTCCAGCAACTTGACCTGGAGTGCCTTGGATGGTCAGAACGAAGTCAATGTAGATTTGACTGGTTTTGATTACGACAAGGCAAGCGCTCTTTTTGAGATGTGGTGGAATTCCGCAGTTCCTTTGACCGATGACGAAGAAGTCAAGGAAAAAATCATCAAGATCATTGAGAATGAATCCGTTATTTCTTCTGTAACGCCTTTTGAAGCCTACGCAAAGGTTTTAAAGACCATTGCCGAAAAGGAAGAAATCCAGGAAAAGACTCTTGATAGCCGAATTGCAAAGGTTCTTGATAAGGCTGGCTACAATAATTTCAAGTACCAGACCGATGCTGTTCTTTCTGCTCTTAACATTGTTGAAAAGTATAACGGCGTAATTATTGCCGACGTGGTCGGTCTTGGTAAATCCATTATTGCAAGCCTTTTGGGCAATTTGCTGACTGGTTCTGGCCTCGTTCTTTGCCCGCCCAGCCTTGTGGGGGATGATAATGGCAAGAGTGGCTGGAATATGTACCTGAATGGTTTCGGTCTTGCAGATCGTGGTTGGGTTGCTCGCTCTGCTGGTATCCTTGAATCCGATAAGTTCGATGAATTCATGGAATTCGTTGACGAAAGAAACTTTGATACCATCATCGTCGATGAAGCCCATCGCTTCCGTAATCAGGATACAGACAGTTATTCAAAACTGTGGCGAATTTGCAATGGCCGAAAGGTAATCTTGCTGACTGCAACTCCGTTTAATAATAGCCCAGCCGATTTCGGATCCTTGCTGCAATTGTTTATGGACATGGGTACGGCAAATCTTTGTGCCGGTGGCGATCTCCAGGAAAAGTTCCAGAATCTCACCATTGATTTTGATGCCGCAAACTATCTGCTGGCTCATTTGCCCTTGACCGATAAAACTCAGGCCAATGAATGCAAGAAACGTTGGAAGTCTCTCTTTGGAGAAGACTACGAAAATGTTGATGATTTCTCTGACCAATCTAAATGTTTCCGCCTGCGTCGTAAGATTGTTGCCGAAATGAAACTGATTTCTAAGGAAGTTCGTGAAATCATCGCTCCGGTAACTATCAGACGCAATCGTATTGACATTAAGAATGACCCTGAATACGCCAAGGATGTTAAGGAAATGTCCAAGGTGGTTCCGCCCAAGGAACAGTTCTATGAACTCTCCGTAGAACAAAATGAGTTCTACGACAGGGTGGTCAACGAATACCTTAGCGACGAAAACTTTACAGGAGCCGCTTATAGGCCTTATGCATACACCCATTTAGGTTCTTCCGATGACGATTTCAGTGATAACGTCCAGCAGGAAGGTATGTATAAGTTCATGCGCCGCTTGCTTGTTCGTCGTTTTGAAAGTTCCTTCGGTGCATTTGAAAAGACCGTTCAGAATGCAATCGGTTACTACCGCCTGGTAAAGCGAATTGCTGTTGCCAAGGGTGTCGTTTTTCAGAGCCGTAAGTACCTGGAAAAGTTCAGCGACTTGTGCGAAAGCGATGCTTCTAATGCTGAATTCGAAGAATTCTTTCAGTGGATGAATTCCATTGAGGCCGCTAAGACCATCCGCGATAAGGATGAGTATTACGACATCAATAATAAGAACTTTGATAAGACCAAGTTCCTGGCTGATTTGGACAAGGACATCGGAACCTTTGACTGCATCTTGAAGGAAATTGATTACCTCAATTTGCTGAAGAATGACCCGAAGGCCCTGCAGCTCGTTGATATCATCGAGAAAGTTCTTGACTGCTCTCACGAAGATCTTGATTCTGCACCCAATCGCAAGGTAATCGTATTCACGGAATATCAGGATACAATCAGCCATCTTAAGAAATACTTCGAAAGCTCTAGCTTGAAGAAAGTTGTGTTGATTCCTGATTCAATTGGCGATGCAGTCCTGCATAACTTTGACGCTTCTTCTAAAAAGCAAGAGGACAAGTATAAGGTTCTCGTGGTTTCTGACCGCTTCAGCGAAGGTTTGAACCTTAGCCGCGCAGGCCTCGTGATTAACTATGACATTCCCTGGAACCCCACCAGAGTAATCCAGCGAATAGGTCGTATTAACCGTATCGGCAGCAAGGTCTTTGACAGACTGTACATCTTTAACTATTTCCCCACGGAACAGGGCTGCGATATTATCCACTCTAAGGAAATCGCTGCTAACAAGATGTCCATGATTTACAAGATTCTTGGGGAAGATGCCCAAGTTTTGACCGAGGATGATGACAATCCGCAGCCGTCTCAGCTCTTTGAAAAGGTGAATGCCGATCCGGATGAATTCGAGGAAATGTCTCCGCTCACAGAAATCCGAATGGAATGGAAAAAGATTCAAAAGAAGTATCCGGAGGTTGCCGAAAAGGTTAACAATCTTCCGGACCGAATCAAGAGTGCTTCCGTTGCCAAGGAAGATGAAGACGTCGGCTATTACGTACTCAGGAAGAAGGGTGCGCTCCTTTGGTGTGTTTTCCAGAATGATAATGGCGAACGCAAGCTAATTCATGCCGTAGATTTCGCCCTTCGTCTGAAGTGCAAAATTGATACCGCCGGATTGCCCATTGATGCAGACTTCTGGAAGGTCTATAAGGAAATCTCCGAACTGGATCCCAAGAGCATTGAACGCGATTCCTCCCATGGAATGCCTAAAAACGATGTTTACACCAAGGCTAACAAGGTTGTAACTGAAGCTCTCAACATCGCAATTCCTGGTAGCGATATTTATGATATCCTACGTTTTATTCAGGATGATTTGCAAAATTGGCGTACTATCCCGAAATATGACCTTAAAATCCTAGCTAAAATTCCGGGTAATGACCTTGATGCAATCTACAACAAGATGCGGTACTTAAAGGAATATCTTCGCTCAACAGGCGAAAAACGCAAAGACCAACGCAAAGCTTCTAAGCAAGATGATGAAGTTGTGATTGGTGTGGAGAAGAAGTAA
- a CDS encoding DUF3800 domain-containing protein — translation MKETENVKAYYYFDEAGDPNILGRHGVNLIESGVASKVFMVGYLETKNPKELTKSLNALHKEICEDELLQGIPSMEKTKVAFHAAKDCAEVRDRVFRLLKNLDFTYYCVVLRKKEDFFRNRFEFKNTEIYKYAVKNLLENRLHLYSEIDCYFSALGNVVRKDTMQSAIDSAIEAFSSKWHHENKNVIRILIQQAAEIPLLQASDYVLWSIQRAYEKGEFRFYNCLKDKIKLVYDILDLKKYPKNYYGPKNMLEKQKMDPL, via the coding sequence ATGAAAGAAACTGAAAACGTAAAAGCCTATTACTATTTTGACGAAGCTGGCGACCCGAATATACTGGGCCGTCATGGGGTGAACCTCATTGAAAGTGGGGTGGCAAGCAAGGTGTTTATGGTTGGCTATCTGGAAACCAAGAATCCAAAAGAACTGACCAAATCGTTGAACGCTTTGCATAAGGAAATCTGCGAAGATGAACTTTTGCAGGGAATCCCCTCCATGGAAAAAACGAAGGTGGCCTTCCATGCAGCAAAAGATTGTGCCGAAGTTCGTGATAGGGTGTTCAGGTTGCTAAAAAATTTGGATTTTACCTACTACTGCGTAGTACTTCGCAAAAAGGAAGATTTCTTCAGGAATCGTTTTGAATTCAAGAATACTGAAATTTACAAGTATGCCGTAAAGAACCTTCTTGAAAACCGCCTGCATCTTTATTCTGAAATAGACTGCTATTTCTCGGCTTTGGGTAACGTGGTCCGCAAGGATACCATGCAGAGCGCCATTGATTCTGCGATTGAAGCTTTTAGCAGCAAGTGGCATCACGAAAATAAAAATGTGATCCGTATCTTGATCCAGCAGGCTGCAGAAATTCCTTTACTACAAGCATCTGATTACGTTTTATGGTCTATACAACGCGCTTATGAAAAGGGTGAATTTCGATTCTACAATTGTTTGAAAGATAAGATCAAACTGGTGTACGACATTCTTGATTTAAAAAAATATCCGAAGAACTATTATGGTCCCAAAAATATGCTGGAGAAACAAAAAATGGACCCTTTATAA